The bacterium genome includes the window ATAGGCCCGAATCCGCCCCGTAAGGTCATGGAAGTATGCGAGGCGGATTCCCTTGTATTGAGGAGGGCTTTTGACCTCATTCATTATACGCGGAGTCTCCAGAAGTACGGTCCGCCGTTATGGATGACGACCGGTGCGTGGTTCATGGGAGTGGAAATCGGAGGATGGCCTCCGGCTTTCTTCTGCCTCAGGCCGGTCATTATCGATAAACAGCTTTATCTGACCTTCCGGGATTACGATCACAGCACATTCTACGGGACGGTGTTCGACGATCCCGTTCCCGGTGATTCCGACAAGATGGAAGCCTGGCTGACAAGAGCTGAGGCGGTCATGAATTCGCTTGTTTTCGATGAAAAACTTGCTCAGAAAATCTCAAACTCCAGCTTTCCTTTCTATGATACCCATAACTTCTATGACGATTACCTGATTCATACCGATGCAGATTCGGTCAGGAAAGAGTTCGCCATCGTGCTGAAACGTGAGAAAATCCGTGACAGCGCGTTTTCTTTCGCGGGCATGGACAGTATTTCCGTACTGTTTACCACAAATCAGATCAGCAACGGCGATGGTCTTCTCACAAAGCTTGCGGCGACCCGTGTCCAGGGGTCTTCCATGAGCGGTGGGCGGATAGTGCCGGGACGAAGAGGAGAAGGCACTGCCTATCTTATCCCGGTCGGCCCCCATTCGACTGATATGCTCAAGGAAATTCAGAAAGCCTCGGTTCCTGAAATCAAGGTAAAAACACGGTAAAAAGACAGGCATAAGGCACAAGGCAAAAGGGAAGATTTTAAAGACAGGCAAAAGACACAAGGCAAAAAGATAAAAAAAGCAGAAAGTAATAAAACATGCAGGGACAGGTTACGACCTGTCCTTTTCGTTTAAATAGTGAATGTCCATCCTGTGTGGAGCGGTTCAGTCGCGCCGGGGAACGACCGGGCGAGTTCTGTAATCGCTTTCTGCCCCGTACAGTGACCTGGAACGAGATGCCCAATCCTGAAATCACTCAGTGCTTTGATGGTCTCTGCGATACGGCTGTCCGATGCGTTCAGGAGATGCATGCCGCCGGCGATACAGACGAAATCACTTGTGTTCCAGCGCTGGCTTATCATGGAAAGCATATTGATGATTCCCGCATGACAGCATCCGAGGAGAACGAGGAGTCCCTCCGCTGTTTCAATCACCATCGACTGGTCATCGGGTATCACATCCGGGACGGTAAGACCCTCGTCGAGAAAAAAAGCACCGCCTGTATCCTCGAACCCGGTTTCCCGTGGGATTTCCCCGGTGAGTGAAACACCCGGCAGAATCTCCCTGGATTCTTTGCTCAGAATAAACCTCCCGCCCGATTGTTCTATTGCCTCACGCGTAAACGGCATACCGATCTGCCGCGCCGATTCCCGGTTGTCCCCCGGTGTGTAACGGCTTATGAAAACGTCAGGGTGAGCATATAGTGGGACCGTGTGAGAACCATTCAGTATATGCAGCAGGCCGCCGGTATGATCATAATGCCCGTGACTGAGCGCTATCCCCTCGACCGAACCGAGCTCGATGCCGAGCTGCCGTGCGTTTTCCACAAAAAGCCCGCTCTGCCCGGTATCGAAGAGGATGTTCCCGTGCCCGGTCTCAATGAGGAACGAAAGACCGTGCTCGCTCCGCAGGCCGGGTTTTTTCACGCAGTTGTCAACGAGTGCGGTGACAGTAAGATGTTGAATTGCCATGATTTATTCCCCATAGTATGATTAGCTTTTTACCAGTACAGTGCGCCGTATATGCCCATAAAGAACGGAATCGTGAAAATGCTGACAAGCGAGGTAAGGACAATCACCCCCGCGACGATTTTCTGTTTCGCCTCCTCGGGAGGAGTGATAAGAGCGATCATAAGCGCGGACGGCATGACACTCTCCATGATTATAAACAGTGCGACATATTCGGGAGGACGAACCATATAGACAATGAGAGACGCTATGACCGGGCATACGAGACATTTGAGAATGGTTGCTTTTACCGGCTCTCCCCACGTTTCCGGGCGGGCTTTCATGAGATTGGAGACAATGACACCGCCGACATAGAGTGTCGAAAGAGGCGCCGACATCGACCCTACAGTTGTCACCGGGCGCACGATCCATTCGGGGATATACACGTTCAGACCGGTGAATACGAAAAAGAGGCCGAATACGGTGGCGATATTGGGGGGATTTATGACGCTCTTGAGTCTTTGCCCGATTCCGGCGTCCGAATTGACGAGCCAGACGGCTAAAGTGAAAAAGGTCGGAACCTGGAGCAGATTGTACAGAAAAATAAGGGTGAGAAAGTAGGGCAGCTTATCGGGACCGAAAAGTACGGGGGCGAAAGCGAGCGGAAGGAATATGCCGTTCTGAAACGCGACAAGGGTAATGAATTCCCCGCGGTTCTGTATGGTTCTGTCCATCCTTACATACAGCGATCCGATAATGGTACCCACAATATTGATGGAAATGGCGAGCAGGGGGAATATCCACCACAGTTCGATCTTTCCGGGGTCGAAGCTCGATGCGAGGTTAGAAAACACGAGGCACGGCAGTGTTATCCGGACGAGAAGTTTGGAAAGAAAATCCATGTAATCCTGCCCGGATTTGAGACCCGCGATAATAATGTACCCGAGAATTCCTATGACAAGCACTTCCATGATACCGTGGAAGGACATGAACATCAGCCTGAAAAACAAATGTGCCTCCGGAAAAACAGGGGGAAAAGAATATGATAAATAATTCCGTTATATCAATGATAATGTAATAAAATTCTGTAAACATAACAATACGTTCTGGCAACCCCCCATTTATTTAAGAACACTTTTTTATATGTTACTTCCTTTGTGTGCCCAAAGGAAGTAACCAAGGAAAGGGCACCCTGTGAAAAGCCTTTATCCCCGTTCACTGCCCGTTTTTCGGGAATGTGTGAACTCACGAGCCTTCGGCTCGCTCGGACAGCACCCATTCTTTTTCCGAAAACCGGTTGTGACCGCGGGGCTTTTCAATGGGTTTATAAATTCACAGGCTTTAATGGTCTATATTCTATTTATAATCAATGTATTACAATACAATTCATCATGGATTTTTGGGGGCCGCCAGTACAATACTTATATTGTTCTTACAATCCCCGGTTTTTTTTAAAATACCTGTTAAAATGCAACTTTCCTGTAAGCGCCCTGTCCCTTTCACCTCCCTTTTCTTACAACCAACCGTCCGCTATTGTACAGGAACTGTCCACTGCCGGACGGAAGCGGTGATTTCTTTTTCTTCAATAGTTTTTTAATCAATAATGTATTTCAAGTAAAACAACACAGGGGAAACAGGTATATACCGCATAATGCGGTTATTTTTGATATCCTGTTTTATTGGCATAAATTTCCTATATTTAAACCGTGAATCTGCATTGTTTGCATATTTAAAATCCTTGTAATTTAAAAAGTGAAAAGATCATGAATATTACACGAGAAGATTGCAGGAAATATTCTTTCGCATTATGTTTATCGATCGCATCATATTTATTTCTTTCTTCCACAGTATTTTGCCAGGTTCAAAATTATAATTTTTCACCTTTCCTTTTTTCTGAGTCTGAGCTTGAAGGTTTTACACTTCGGTATCAAGATGACCTTTTCGACT containing:
- a CDS encoding MBL fold metallo-hydrolase; amino-acid sequence: MAIQHLTVTALVDNCVKKPGLRSEHGLSFLIETGHGNILFDTGQSGLFVENARQLGIELGSVEGIALSHGHYDHTGGLLHILNGSHTVPLYAHPDVFISRYTPGDNRESARQIGMPFTREAIEQSGGRFILSKESREILPGVSLTGEIPRETGFEDTGGAFFLDEGLTVPDVIPDDQSMVIETAEGLLVLLGCCHAGIINMLSMISQRWNTSDFVCIAGGMHLLNASDSRIAETIKALSDFRIGHLVPGHCTGQKAITELARSFPGATEPLHTGWTFTI
- a CDS encoding AEC family transporter — protein: MFFRLMFMSFHGIMEVLVIGILGYIIIAGLKSGQDYMDFLSKLLVRITLPCLVFSNLASSFDPGKIELWWIFPLLAISINIVGTIIGSLYVRMDRTIQNRGEFITLVAFQNGIFLPLAFAPVLFGPDKLPYFLTLIFLYNLLQVPTFFTLAVWLVNSDAGIGQRLKSVINPPNIATVFGLFFVFTGLNVYIPEWIVRPVTTVGSMSAPLSTLYVGGVIVSNLMKARPETWGEPVKATILKCLVCPVIASLIVYMVRPPEYVALFIIMESVMPSALMIALITPPEEAKQKIVAGVIVLTSLVSIFTIPFFMGIYGALYW